One segment of Rhipicephalus sanguineus isolate Rsan-2018 chromosome 6, BIME_Rsan_1.4, whole genome shotgun sequence DNA contains the following:
- the LOC119397091 gene encoding gastrula zinc finger protein XlCGF8.2DB, translating to MGTPAKPARPRPGVVPSIVYERNESQEPKAAFSKRPEHDIVRQLLSGDITTGRTPGPSQCSKRDQDDIAVEPVHQAAVGLACELGQAVETSPEAACELNHVADKSFQVRIPTSQKASQANGMKILSSIATQTEPNIVASGSFSFVSLERSSFLGCVQGRLQSCLQCSYVTLDKSTMDRHLQKHMGEPPLQCHLCPATFTHKYRLVDHVRTHTGERVFCCVHCNASFAVKNSLVRHIRIHTGERPFSCAHCNACFAEKHHLVRHIRSVHKKERPYSCVHCNASFSIKDNLIVHVRIHTGERPFTCLHCNAFFLQKSSLVRHIHRVHTEKRPFSCVHCNASFLLRNGLTRHIRVHFPVSTAMHPLGRKPSS from the exons ATGGGAACACCGGCGAAACCTGCTCGACCAAGGCCTGGCGTGGTGCCGTCGATCGTTTATGAACGGAACGAATCGCAGGAACCGAAAGCAGCATTCTCGAAGAGGCCAGAACATGAT ATTGTTAGACAGTTGCTCTCCGGAGACATTACCACCGGCCGCACGCCAGGACCAAGTCAGTGTAGCAAAAGAGATCAA GATGACATTGCAGTAGAGCCAGTACATCAGGCAGCAGTGGGTCTGGCTTGTGAGTTGGGACAGGCTGTAGAAACATCACCAGAGGCAGCATGTGAATTGAACCATGTTGCAGATAAATCTTTTCAAGTGCGAATACCAACCAGCCAGAAAGCATCACAAGCAAATGGAATGAAAATTCTGTCATCAATTGCTACACAAACAGAACCAAATATTGTTGCTTCAG GCTCCTTCTCTTTTGTGTCCTTGGAACGGTCTTCTTTCTTGGGATGTGTACAAGGCCGACTTCAGTCCTGCCTGCAGTGCAGCTATGTGACCCTGGACAAATCGACTATGGACAGGCACCTTCAGAAACACATGGGCGAGCCCCCCTTACAGTGCCACTTGTGTCCAGCAACATTCACGCACAAGTACAGGCTTGTGGATCAcgtgcgcactcacacaggagagcgcgtCTTCtgctgtgtccactgcaatgcgtcctTTGCGGTGAAAAACAGCCTCGTGAGACATATCCGCATACACACAGGAGAGCGGCCCTTTTCCTGTGCCCACTGCAATGCATGCTTTGCGGAGAAACACCACCTCGTGAGACACATCCGTAGTGTCCACAAAAAAGAGCGGCCCtattcctgtgtccactgcaatgcatccttttcgatAAAAGACAACCTCATTGTCCACGTGCGCAtccacacaggagagcgccccTTCACCTGTCTCCACTGCAATGCGTTCTTCCTGCAGAAAAGCAGCCTCGTGAGGCATATCCACAGGGTGCACACAGAAAAGcggcccttttcctgtgtccactgcaatgcatcctttctGCTGAGAAACGGCCTCACGAGACACATCCGCGTccattttcctgtgtccactgcaatgcatcctttgggCAGAAAACCCAGCTCGTGA